AACTCCTGATACTATAAGTATCCATTTTGATAATGATTTTTGTCCTTCTTTCATAAGTTAAGTTTTCATTTTATTTTTTTTTTGCCGGCTGTTTGATGTTTGCACTGATGGCCGGTACAATGATTGCTAACGGCCATGTAGAGGCAAGAAACTTCGTATAAAATGATCAACCCGATTACTGTTCAGCAAGATCGTAAAAAAGACCGGATTTTGTCTGGGTTTTTACCAGTTCGTGTTAGGCGTTCGTTGTTTTTCTTCAGTTACTTTTGCCCGTTATATCCTGGGTAAAGTCCACCATCCACTGCACACCAAATTTGTCGGCAAACATTCCAAAGTATGAACCCCATGGGCCGTCGGCAATTGGCATTTCAATTTTACCACCTGCTGAAAGTCCGTTGAATAACTTATCCGCTTCTTCACGACTTTCTGCACTGATTGATATAGTATTTCTGTTGTCATTTTCCGTTACTTGTCCCATACTTTCCATCGTGTCACTAGCCATTAACACATTACTTTTGCCGACAGGCAAAGCAATGTGCATGATTCTGTTTGCATCATTTTCTGGTATTTGGTATTCAGGGCTTGATATGTCTTTGTAACGGGCAATCTTTGCAAACGCTCCGCCAAATACTGATTTGTAAAATGTAAATGCTTCTTCGGCATTTCCGTTGAAGTGAATGTAAGGATTGATAAGTGCCATAATTTATATTTTTAGATTATTAAATTGTTTACTTTTTTAAAATTTTGGCAAACGTTTTTGAAAACGCAAATCATTTTTTCGATAAAGTTGTTAGTAATTTTTCTAAGTTATCAATAGCCATTTTAAAGCCTTCTGTAAAGCCCATTTCAATCATCTTCTCCATACGGGCAAGCGATTCATTTTTAATAATAATACTCACTTTTGTAATGCCGTTTTGTTCACTGAAATTATACTCCCATTCAGAACCCGGCAATTCGGGATTTTCATCTTTGTCTGCAAAAGTATTATACATTTTAAAATTGATTTTGGGCGTAATGGAAGTATATTCCTGAATTGACCAACGCTCTTGTCCTTCGGGGCTGACCATAGCATAAAATCTTCTTCCACCAACTTTGAAATTCATATATTTTGTTTTGGATAGCCAGGGTTTAGGTGCGACCCATTGGTCCAGTATTTCCGGTTTAGTAAAAGCATCCCATACCAGCGGAAGTTCGGCTGCAAATTCTCTGTTAATAAATACCGTTCTTGTTATTTTGTCAACGGTAAAATCAAATAGCAAATTGTTATTCATTTTTTATTTTTTTTAATTGTTGATAAAACACTGTCGAGTTGATTAAACCGGGTTTCCCAAATATTTCGGTATTGGTCTAACCATTTGTCTATTTCTTTCATTTTGTCAATTTCAAGGGAGTAGTAAATCTCTCTGCCTTGATGTTCTTGTTTTACAAGTTCACATTCCGTGAGAATGCGTAAATGTTTTGACACTGCTTGCCGGGTCGTGTTGAAGTTGTCGGCAATGGCGTTCGGTGTCATTGCCTGCAATGCAATTAAGGCAATAATAGCCCGCCTTGTCGGGTCTGCGATTGCTTGAAAAATGTCTCTTCTCATTTGTTTGAAATAGAAGTTGTGAAACTAATCGGTTGCAAATATATGTGCAACTTTTCGGTTTCGCAAATCTTTTTTAATCTTTTTTTTTCTGTCTGCCTGAAGTTTGCAGGGTGTCGGTTACAATGACCGCTAACGGGCTGGGTATTGCTGATGATGGGGGCAACTTTTTTTACTCATTCAAATATTTTGTCCTGATAAAATTGCAATGATGAAAGTTATGTCCAACAGTCATAAAACCAAGTGTCCTTGCTGTAAAATATACATTGTTAGCAATTCCTTTGTTATCCAACATTTCATCATTCATTGTCTTAAATAATGCGATTGTTGAATTTCTTACTATTGAGTATTCATTCAATAAATCAGTTAATGGTTGTTCTGTATTCTTAATTTGTTCTATGTATTTATTTTCGTCAAAACCTGCAAGTTCTGTGTTGTCAAACCTTGAAAAACGAAATGCTCTGTATGTGTAAACTCTTTCGCAGTCAATAATGTGTCGAAGAACTTCTTTGGCTGTCCACTTGTTTGGTTGATAAGAGTAGTTTTCTTTTTCTGTTGTTATTAAGTCAAATGTGTCTTGCGTGAATTTTTTACTTTTTTCAAGTTCATTGAGCAGGTTACCAGTCTCCACCAGCTCAAAAAAGTAATGGCAATAATCAGGTGCATCTTTATAAATAGTTTTGTCTGTCATTTTGTAAATATTTAAATAGTAGAGTGCCTCTGAAAAGTTGCCACCAACATCGGGCATTGCCGCTGTTTGGGAATTTGATGCTGTGTCTGCACGGTACTGTTGCTTATTAAAGGAACCTTTTTTTGTAATCTAAGACTTTTTATGAAATTTTATTTGTGATTGCAAAGCGAATCAATAAACGGTCAGGCCGATGACTGAAGATTGGTAGTGATTGGCTGAACTTAGTTCGTCAGCCCCAAGTTGCATAAAACCCCATTTTGGCTGTAGTGTTACTCTCGGAGCGAGGTCTCAACCCCATATCGCATTGCCGCTTCAAGTATTTCAAGGTTTATATCTTTTAGAGTTTTGAACTTAATGCAATACCCGGTCACGCTGGCCTTGCCTATTTTTTTTCCATACGTTTTTAGCTAAGTATGTCTTTTCAGTGATACCAAGGATATAGACAGAGATCCCGGTTTTGTTTGCACTGATACCAATTTGATAAAACTCTCTGGTTTTTCCATCAGCATATTTTATGCTGTGAAATCCATACCCTATATTAGGATTGGAAACAGTTTTATTTTCACTGTTTTTGCCATCCAGGAACCATAATTTACATGCCGGCATTACTTCCAGAATGATGCGGTGCAACGCTTGCATGTCACTACGTTTTGGTTCAGGCTGGCTGGAAATATATTTTTTGATTTGTTCTTGTACGTTCATATAAAATATAAAATTAAGGGTTGCTTATTTTCCATTTTAAAATCCTGCTTTATTTTTATCCATCAGTTTAATGTTAGCACTGTTGCCATAGGGTTGCGGCTAACGACCGGGTATTTGGAAGGCAGGGAATTCATTGATTGTCCGCCCCGGTACAAATGCAATTTAAAAATATGTCTCGTTATGAACTAAAGCTGAAAGATGAATATCGAGCCCGAACCGCTGCTGATGCTTGCATAGCTGATGTTACATTGTCAAGCCCTGCTTTTGCAAATACTTTTATTGGCTGCCGTATTTTGTCGGCCTTTAATAAAAAATATTAGTTTGCTTGTTTTGACATTATAAAATTCAGATTGTTACTTGTAAAAACTTTCTTTCATTGCAGTTTTTACAATTGTTTCAAGTTCTTTTATCTCTTCAGCATTTGATGGCAATCCCAGTAACATATGAATTTGCCCTGCGAAGCATTTGTCCCAAACCTTTACACCAGATTTTCTCAATTTAGCGGCGTACAAAAAACCATCATCTCTCAGCGGGTCAAACTCAGCATTAATAATGACAGCAGATGGTAAGCCTTTCAAATCTTCTGTGAGCATAGGGGACACTTCCGGATCTTTGTATTGTCCGGGGGCATACAATTCTATTGCAAAATAACAAGCTGCCTTTGTTTGCCAATAACCTTTGGCATTTTCCTGATAAGACACGGACGTTTCCATATTATTCGGGCTGCAATCCCCGGGAAGCCCGTTCATTATTTGAAGCTTTATCTTATTGGAGATGCCGTTTTTTTGCTTTTTGCGTCACCACAGCTACTAAGTTTGCACCTGCACTATTCCCTATCAATGCAATACGACTTGTATCACCACCAAATTCATTGCCATGTTCGGTAATCCATTTAAAGGCATTGTAACTGTCGTTTACAGCAGCAGGAAATTTGTTTTCAGGTGCAACCCGGTAATCAATGGCAAAAACAACTGCTCCGTAAGTTTTTGCATTCTGCCAAAGTGAATGCTCTAATCCTGGTAATAAAGGCGAAATAAAACCACCTCCATGATAATTGATTAAGATGGGAAGATTTTGTGCATGAGAAGGATTAAATAGTAATACAGGAATGCTATCCGGAGTTATTTTGATACGCTTAACATCTTCTTTTGGATATGGGATTAGTGGTGGTCCTGCAAACTTAAGTTGTTCAATAGGTATATTACGAAGTTGTTCAATTGTCATGTCCTGGTATCCAATCATTTTTAAGAATGAAGCTACTCTTGGGTCTAATTGTCTTATACCGCATGTTTGAGCAAAAAGATCTTGACGGTTAAATACAAGTACGATGCTTAGGAAAAGAATGAATATTGATTTCTGCATAAGGAAATTAATTGAGTACAAGTTGAATTAGTTAGAGTCTATCCACTATGGCAGCCAACGGGCAGGGCTTGGCGTAGTTGGGGGAATTAGTATTCCGTCCGCACAAATTGCGGCCATGCTTGGTTAGCGGTTCGTTGTTATTGTCTGTCCACTGTGTAATTCAGTTCAGTTACCCCGCAAGTAAATTGTCGAGTAGTCAATAGATTTAGTTTTATTTTGTCTTTGATGTCTGCAAACAATGGAATGCCTCGTCCAAGAATAATTGGATTAACAAATAGCCAGTAGCCGTCAATTAAGTTCAGTTGAATAAGTGAATGTGTTGCTGTCGGGCTACCAAAAAGCAAGATGTCTTTACCTGCCTGTTGTTTTATTTCATTTATTCTGTCCAAAAGGTTGTCGCTAATAATTTTTGGGTTTGTCAAACCTGCCTGTCCGGGAGGCAGGTCCGTGTCTTTCATTGTTTTTGATAAAACAACTTTGTGAACTTTGCTATACCACTTTGAATGTTCAATGTCGTGTTTGGTTGCTGTCGGCTTGTCTCCTGCGGTAGGCCAGTAATTTTCCATCATCAGATAAGTTACTCGTCCATATAATGCAGTGTCCCCTTCGCTTATCCGCTTACCGGCATAATCAAAAATTTCTTCATCAACTTTAATCCAGTCCATTTCTCCGTTCAGTCCTGCTACAAAACCGTCAAGCGATATGTGCATAAATGAAATTATTTTTCTCATAGGGTTCTATTTTTATTGTTGTCTATGGTTTGTTACTGTTTTTTTACAATGACCGCTTACATCTGGGCTTGGCGATGTGGCGATATTCCGTGTTACTTCAACCCGGTACAAATGCCCATTTGAAAATATGTTGTTGAAGTTATGAACTATAGCTGAACATTGAACATCAAGCCCGAACTACTGCTGATGCTTGCATGTCTCGTCCTGCTTTTGCAAATACTTTTGTTGTTCGTTCGTGCTATTCTTATTCTCAGCAACGTCTCTCCAGTGATTTGTGTGGAGGCTGAGGACGTTGCTGGGAAGGAGGCCAGGGCGGAAAGTCTGTACAATTCATCGGGGTTTCACGCAAGAGTCTTATTATTCAGGGGTATGCAGTGAAAACCCCGCTGAGACAAAATTCCGTTTCGTGGGCCACGAGCCGGGGCGGAGAATTGATTTATGTAAAATCTGGACAAGGCGCATCCTGAGAACATACGCAAAACTAAAAATTTCAGTTATGAGAACATTTATCCTGGCTGCAGCCGTCATGGCAGCTGCAAGCACCACAGCGCAGAACAACATCACATCGAATATTATCGAAGGAGGTAAAACACTTGTGGAACTGGTACGTGTCATCAAAACGCCGAAAACGTCCATGGGACAGCAAAATGCGGTGGAGAAAAAAGATAGTTGCGCCATTAAAAACGTGTCGGATATGTGTATCAGGAACCTGACTGC
This sequence is a window from Chitinophagaceae bacterium. Protein-coding genes within it:
- a CDS encoding DinB family protein, with translation MTDKTIYKDAPDYCHYFFELVETGNLLNELEKSKKFTQDTFDLITTEKENYSYQPNKWTAKEVLRHIIDCERVYTYRAFRFSRFDNTELAGFDENKYIEQIKNTEQPLTDLLNEYSIVRNSTIALFKTMNDEMLDNKGIANNVYFTARTLGFMTVGHNFHHCNFIRTKYLNE
- a CDS encoding dihydrofolate reductase family protein, translating into MRKIISFMHISLDGFVAGLNGEMDWIKVDEEIFDYAGKRISEGDTALYGRVTYLMMENYWPTAGDKPTATKHDIEHSKWYSKVHKVVLSKTMKDTDLPPGQAGLTNPKIISDNLLDRINEIKQQAGKDILLFGSPTATHSLIQLNLIDGYWLFVNPIILGRGIPLFADIKDKIKLNLLTTRQFTCGVTELNYTVDRQ
- a CDS encoding alpha/beta hydrolase fold domain-containing protein, giving the protein MSYQENAKGYWQTKAACYFAIELYAPGQYKDPEVSPMLTEDLKGLPSAVIINAEFDPLRDDGFLYAAKLRKSGVKVWDKCFAGQIHMLLGLPSNAEEIKELETIVKTAMKESFYK
- a CDS encoding winged helix-turn-helix transcriptional regulator, which translates into the protein MRRDIFQAIADPTRRAIIALIALQAMTPNAIADNFNTTRQAVSKHLRILTECELVKQEHQGREIYYSLEIDKMKEIDKWLDQYRNIWETRFNQLDSVLSTIKKNKK
- a CDS encoding alpha/beta hydrolase fold domain-containing protein; its protein translation is MQKSIFILFLSIVLVFNRQDLFAQTCGIRQLDPRVASFLKMIGYQDMTIEQLRNIPIEQLKFAGPPLIPYPKEDVKRIKITPDSIPVLLFNPSHAQNLPILINYHGGGFISPLLPGLEHSLWQNAKTYGAVVFAIDYRVAPENKFPAAVNDSYNAFKWITEHGNEFGGDTSRIALIGNSAGANLVAVVTQKAKKRHLQ
- a CDS encoding SRPBCC domain-containing protein, with product MNNNLLFDFTVDKITRTVFINREFAAELPLVWDAFTKPEILDQWVAPKPWLSKTKYMNFKVGGRRFYAMVSPEGQERWSIQEYTSITPKINFKMYNTFADKDENPELPGSEWEYNFSEQNGITKVSIIIKNESLARMEKMIEMGFTEGFKMAIDNLEKLLTTLSKK
- a CDS encoding VOC family protein, coding for MALINPYIHFNGNAEEAFTFYKSVFGGAFAKIARYKDISSPEYQIPENDANRIMHIALPVGKSNVLMASDTMESMGQVTENDNRNTISISAESREEADKLFNGLSAGGKIEMPIADGPWGSYFGMFADKFGVQWMVDFTQDITGKSN